One genomic segment of bacterium includes these proteins:
- the mnmA gene encoding tRNA 2-thiouridine(34) synthase MnmA — MRKKVLVGMSGGVDSSVSALLLKEEGYDVSGVFMKVWDEKYKGFISGHSCFSPDRKDTEDVKSVAEMLGIKLYIVDLVKEFSNAVLDYFKKEYIKGRTPNPCVVCNRYIKFGILIEKMREMDSFDFFATGHYANVGYNRRKGRYILKKGMDKNKDQSYFLFLLTQTQLSNVMFPLGKYTKTEVRSIAERYKLPVSDKEESQDFIDGDIKKFFSGKEKQGDILDIEGNVIGRHKGIVFYTVGQRKGMGIAKGIPLYVIEIDTKHNRIVVGDKRKVYKSEFLVEKPNWVSIEGIKEPLKAYVRIRYKHTESPATIYPPDRYNYSKVVFDKPQWAITPGQAAVFYEGDVLLGGGFITTVYR, encoded by the coding sequence ATGAGAAAGAAGGTACTTGTAGGAATGAGTGGTGGTGTTGATTCTTCTGTGTCTGCACTTCTACTGAAAGAAGAAGGATATGATGTTAGTGGTGTGTTTATGAAGGTCTGGGATGAAAAGTATAAAGGGTTCATTTCAGGACATTCCTGTTTTTCCCCTGACAGAAAAGATACTGAAGATGTAAAAAGTGTTGCAGAGATGCTGGGTATAAAACTTTATATCGTTGACCTTGTAAAGGAATTTTCTAATGCGGTTCTGGACTACTTTAAGAAAGAGTATATCAAAGGAAGGACGCCCAATCCCTGTGTGGTATGCAACAGATATATAAAATTCGGGATTCTAATTGAAAAAATGAGAGAGATGGATAGTTTTGACTTTTTTGCCACAGGGCACTATGCGAATGTGGGGTATAACAGAAGAAAAGGAAGATACATTCTTAAAAAAGGGATGGATAAAAATAAGGACCAGAGTTATTTTCTTTTTTTACTTACGCAGACACAACTTTCAAATGTAATGTTTCCACTGGGAAAATATACAAAGACAGAGGTAAGAAGTATAGCAGAAAGGTATAAACTGCCTGTAAGTGATAAAGAAGAGAGCCAGGACTTTATAGATGGAGATATAAAAAAATTTTTTTCAGGTAAGGAAAAACAGGGGGATATTTTAGATATAGAAGGGAATGTTATAGGAAGACATAAAGGGATTGTCTTTTATACTGTTGGACAGAGGAAAGGGATGGGAATTGCTAAGGGAATCCCCCTTTATGTTATAGAGATAGACACAAAACATAACAGAATTGTAGTGGGAGACAAAAGAAAGGTTTATAAAAGTGAATTCCTTGTGGAAAAACCTAACTGGGTATCTATTGAAGGGATAAAAGAGCCACTCAAAGCATATGTGAGAATAAGGTACAAACATACAGAATCACCTGCTACCATATATCCGCCTGACAGGTATAATTATTCAAAGGTGGTTTTTGATAAACCTCAGTGGGCTATTACACCCGGACAGGCAGCAGTTTTTTATGAAGGAGATGTTCTTTTAGGAGGGGGATTTATCACAACTGTTTATAGATAG